The Methanobrevibacter wolinii SH genome includes a window with the following:
- a CDS encoding helix-turn-helix transcriptional regulator gives MSNKEELLLNKTISLTRSKLKSYVFLNLINQNKNFSELKLLGQTSSISNTIHYFEDNNIIELKNNENYGLASEGQIIAINFLNFLDAWPTKGISEFLNKHIINDIPSHLIDELYLLHNGKLLTYDFNSPYESFNVYTDLLSKTHSLNIVLSICSSEHINILYDLVKDDSNFILNIIVTESILYELYINHIDNFNNLLSLSNVNFYKSNEELNIFLNSGSNFISIQLFDLNNEYDTMFMFYDTSKSGTHWGKELFNYFLNNSKYLNIKSSNDLKEYFIKK, from the coding sequence ATGTCAAATAAAGAAGAATTATTATTAAATAAAACAATTTCTTTAACAAGATCTAAACTTAAATCTTATGTATTTTTAAATTTAATTAATCAAAATAAAAATTTTTCTGAACTGAAATTATTAGGACAAACATCATCTATATCAAATACTATTCATTACTTTGAAGATAATAATATTATTGAACTTAAAAACAATGAAAATTATGGTCTTGCATCTGAAGGACAAATTATTGCTATTAATTTTTTAAATTTTTTAGATGCTTGGCCTACAAAAGGGATTTCTGAATTTTTAAATAAACATATAATTAATGATATTCCTAGTCACTTAATTGATGAATTATATTTACTTCATAATGGAAAATTATTAACTTATGATTTTAATTCACCATATGAGTCTTTTAATGTATATACTGATTTGCTTAGTAAAACTCATAGTTTAAACATTGTTTTATCTATATGTTCAAGTGAACATATTAATATTTTATATGATTTAGTAAAAGATGATTCTAATTTTATTTTAAATATTATAGTTACAGAATCTATTTTATATGAATTGTATATAAATCATATAGATAATTTTAATAATTTACTTAGTTTATCAAATGTTAATTTTTATAAATCAAATGAAGAATTAAATATTTTTTTAAACTCAGGAAGTAATTTTATAAGTATTCAATTATTTGATTTAAATAATGAGTATGATACAATGTTTATGTTTTATGATACTTCTAAATCTGGAACTCATTGGGGTAAAGAATTATTTAATTATTTTTTAAATAATTCAAAATATCTTAATATTAAATCCTCTAATGATTTAAAAGAATATTTTATTAAAAAATGA
- the iorA gene encoding indolepyruvate ferredoxin oxidoreductase subunit alpha: MGYEQLVNGKKGDKLFLLGNEAAVRGAIEAGLSVAATYPGTPSSEIGNILSVVAKDAGIYFEFSTNEKVAMEVAATSAVSGLRSFTFMKHVGLNVAADSFVTTGYSGVHGGMVILVADDPSVFSSQNEQDTRNYARLANIPVLEPSNPQEVKDMMVYGFNLSEKLEIPVIVRTTTRVSHMRGIVELGDIRKHNGKESENHWNLGHFNKNPEAYVPVPANSAGMHERLVNKIDDFSKKAADSEFNQVITISENAKIGVISSSSAFNYVYDVVNEDNIEANFLKLGLSYPAPNDLILDFVKDLDQIFVVEEVDPIIERDVLVVIGSNGLSIPVHGKFDGTFPKFKEFNCDIIRKGMSNALDYETEKRCFAKTEDLKQIMENLPGRAPTLCPGCSHRATYYAVKQALKESKISQDDVIFASDIGCYTLGINAPYREADYLLSMGSSIGDGCGFSVSTDQMVMSFIGDSTFFHSGVAPLINGAHNKHKFIVTVLDNRITAMTGGQPNPGMPVDGMGDEAPEISIRELAKASKASFVRVVNPLNLKQTVDTYKKAFENDGVSVIIAKSPCTLIKGFHKKPPVYVNYDKCTNCDTCINELACPAISKIDGKIVVNQSMCTGCSICMQICQYGGFEQTQE, translated from the coding sequence ATGGGTTATGAACAATTAGTTAATGGTAAAAAAGGAGATAAATTATTTTTACTAGGTAATGAAGCAGCAGTAAGAGGAGCTATTGAAGCAGGTTTATCTGTTGCAGCAACTTATCCTGGAACTCCTTCTTCTGAAATTGGAAATATTTTATCTGTTGTTGCTAAAGATGCAGGTATTTATTTTGAGTTTTCAACTAATGAAAAAGTAGCTATGGAAGTAGCAGCTACTTCAGCTGTTTCTGGTCTTAGATCTTTTACATTTATGAAACATGTTGGTTTAAATGTAGCAGCAGATTCATTTGTTACAACTGGTTATTCTGGTGTTCATGGTGGAATGGTTATATTAGTAGCAGATGATCCATCAGTGTTTTCATCACAAAATGAACAAGATACAAGAAATTATGCTCGTCTTGCAAATATTCCTGTACTTGAACCATCTAATCCACAAGAAGTAAAAGATATGATGGTTTATGGTTTTAATCTTTCTGAAAAACTTGAAATTCCAGTTATTGTAAGAACTACTACTCGTGTTTCTCATATGAGGGGAATTGTTGAACTTGGAGATATTAGAAAACATAATGGTAAAGAAAGTGAAAATCATTGGAATCTTGGTCACTTTAATAAAAATCCTGAAGCATATGTTCCAGTACCTGCAAATTCTGCAGGAATGCATGAAAGACTAGTTAATAAAATAGATGATTTCTCTAAAAAAGCAGCAGATTCTGAATTTAATCAAGTAATTACTATTAGTGAAAATGCTAAAATTGGAGTAATTTCATCAAGTAGTGCATTTAATTATGTATATGATGTTGTAAATGAAGATAATATAGAAGCTAATTTCTTAAAATTAGGACTTTCTTATCCAGCTCCAAATGATTTAATTTTAGATTTTGTTAAAGATTTAGATCAAATATTTGTTGTTGAAGAAGTTGATCCTATTATTGAAAGAGATGTTTTAGTTGTAATTGGTTCAAATGGTCTTTCAATACCAGTTCATGGTAAATTTGATGGAACTTTCCCTAAATTTAAAGAATTTAATTGTGATATCATAAGAAAAGGTATGTCAAATGCTTTAGATTATGAAACTGAGAAAAGATGTTTTGCAAAAACTGAAGATCTTAAACAAATCATGGAAAATTTACCTGGAAGAGCACCTACATTATGTCCTGGTTGTTCACATAGGGCTACTTATTATGCTGTAAAACAAGCATTAAAAGAATCTAAAATATCTCAAGATGATGTTATTTTTGCATCTGATATTGGTTGTTATACTTTAGGTATTAATGCACCATATAGGGAAGCAGATTATCTTTTAAGTATGGGTTCAAGTATTGGTGATGGTTGTGGATTTAGTGTATCTACTGATCAGATGGTTATGAGTTTCATTGGAGATTCTACTTTTTTCCATAGTGGTGTGGCTCCTCTTATTAATGGTGCACATAATAAACATAAGTTCATTGTAACTGTACTTGATAATCGTATCACTGCAATGACTGGAGGTCAACCTAATCCTGGAATGCCTGTAGATGGTATGGGTGATGAAGCACCTGAAATTTCTATACGTGAACTTGCAAAAGCTTCAAAAGCAAGTTTTGTTAGGGTAGTAAATCCTTTAAATTTAAAACAAACAGTGGATACATATAAAAAAGCATTTGAAAATGATGGTGTTTCTGTAATTATTGCAAAATCTCCATGTACTTTAATTAAAGGATTCCATAAAAAACCACCAGTTTATGTAAATTATGATAAATGTACTAATTGTGATACTTGTATTAATGAATTAGCATGTCCTGCAATTAGTAAAATTGATGGTAAAATTGTAGTTAATCAATCTATGTGTACTGGTTGTTCTATTTGTATGCAAATCTGTCAATATGGTGGTTTTGAACAAACACAAGAGTGA
- a CDS encoding helix-turn-helix transcriptional regulator — translation MNKLIEKNNLERNYLIKFDSIFDELSFLTNSNDRLYILKYLLMYECGNFSEMHKNLKLTYPTLSNNINRLKELGFVIKKDSKFYLTNSGKIKTQLIFNLNNSIKVIDSYKLLWSNHTVEDFPEELLLNISLLRNSKIITSSRTNIYGLDNMIIENMKKGKFIYLMISEVNFKYADLISYSLNKNIPVYLILPRNIYNKFLSLIDEEILKLAFYNKKLHLLASNELFKFNLFLNDFVFCINLFYDNGLIDKNKLLISYDIDSLTWGKSLFDICYNSGGTKYGSFIKS, via the coding sequence ATGAATAAATTAATTGAAAAAAATAATTTAGAAAGAAATTACTTAATTAAATTTGATAGTATCTTTGATGAATTGTCTTTTTTAACAAATTCTAATGATCGTTTATATATTTTAAAATATCTTTTAATGTATGAATGTGGAAACTTCTCTGAAATGCATAAGAACTTAAAATTAACATATCCAACATTGAGCAATAATATTAATCGTTTAAAAGAATTAGGTTTTGTAATTAAAAAAGATTCAAAATTTTATTTAACTAATAGTGGAAAAATAAAAACACAATTAATTTTTAATCTTAATAATTCTATTAAAGTTATAGATTCATATAAATTATTATGGTCTAATCATACTGTTGAAGATTTCCCAGAAGAACTTTTATTAAACATTAGTCTTTTAAGAAATTCTAAAATTATAACTTCATCTAGAACTAATATTTATGGTTTAGATAATATGATTATAGAAAATATGAAGAAAGGTAAATTTATTTATCTTATGATTTCTGAGGTAAATTTTAAGTATGCTGATTTAATTTCATATTCTTTAAATAAGAATATTCCTGTTTATTTGATTCTTCCTCGAAATATTTATAATAAATTTCTTTCATTAATAGATGAAGAAATATTAAAACTTGCTTTTTATAATAAAAAATTACATCTATTGGCATCAAATGAATTATTTAAATTTAATTTATTTTTAAATGACTTTGTTTTTTGTATTAATCTTTTTTATGATAATGGTTTAATAGATAAAAATAAATTACTTATTTCATATGATATTGATTCATTAACTTGGGGAAAATCTCTTTTTGATATTTGTTATAATAGTGGAGGTACAAAATACGGTTCATTTATTAAGTCTTAA
- the glyS gene encoding glycine--tRNA ligase, with protein MNHDKMTNISRKRGFLWPSFEIYSGVSGFTDYGPLGATLKNNIMQKWRKQYVVQEGFSEIEAPTVMPKEVLKASGHVDNFTDPMCKCTECGEVYRADHIIEENINKDVESLENEELDKIIEDNNIRCSECGGKLSKIWDYNLMFKTQIGAKGNKVGYMRPETAQGIFILFKRMLRYFRGKLPFGVVQLGKAYRNEISPRQGVIRLREFTQAEAEIFLNPNNKKHPKFHTIENVKFRLCSQEVQMNETEEIIVTAKEALDKGIVSSEMLIYQLYLARKFLEELGIPEDVLRFRQHLPGEMAHYALDCWDVECKTDKYGWVEIIGIADRGNYDLTAHSKESNEELNVYIPYDEAKIVKKTIIRPNMAKFGPSFKQYSPKVKAYLDNLSSEEVQELKTKIENEGKYIIKLDTDLELLPEHIKFEDIEEELKGEKIIPHVIEPSFGIDRILYCVLLHSFVDEGEKEYFKFKKEIAPIQISVFPLQNKKEMPEISQKITNSLREEGYSVDYNISGSIGKRYAKADEIGIPLAITVDFDSIEDNSVTVRNRDTEEQERININKLNEYINNYFNE; from the coding sequence ATGAATCATGATAAAATGACTAATATTAGTAGAAAAAGAGGTTTTTTATGGCCTTCTTTTGAAATTTACTCAGGAGTTTCTGGATTTACAGATTATGGACCTCTTGGAGCTACATTAAAAAACAACATAATGCAAAAATGGAGAAAACAATATGTTGTACAAGAAGGTTTCTCAGAAATTGAAGCACCAACTGTAATGCCAAAAGAAGTTCTTAAAGCATCTGGACATGTTGATAATTTTACAGACCCAATGTGTAAATGTACAGAATGTGGTGAAGTATATAGAGCAGACCACATTATTGAAGAAAATATTAATAAAGATGTTGAAAGTTTAGAAAACGAAGAATTAGATAAAATTATTGAAGATAATAATATTAGATGTAGTGAATGTGGTGGAAAACTTTCTAAAATTTGGGATTATAATTTAATGTTCAAAACCCAAATAGGTGCAAAAGGAAATAAAGTTGGATATATGAGACCAGAAACTGCACAAGGTATTTTCATATTATTTAAAAGAATGTTAAGATATTTTAGAGGAAAATTACCATTTGGAGTAGTTCAACTTGGAAAAGCATACAGAAATGAAATTTCACCAAGACAAGGAGTTATTAGACTTCGTGAATTTACACAAGCAGAAGCAGAAATATTTTTAAATCCAAATAACAAAAAACACCCAAAATTCCATACTATTGAAAATGTTAAATTTAGATTATGTTCACAAGAAGTTCAAATGAATGAAACTGAAGAAATAATTGTAACAGCTAAAGAAGCACTTGATAAAGGTATTGTATCTAGTGAAATGCTTATTTATCAATTATATCTTGCAAGAAAATTCTTAGAAGAACTTGGAATCCCAGAAGATGTATTAAGATTTAGACAACATTTACCTGGAGAAATGGCACATTATGCTCTTGACTGTTGGGATGTTGAATGTAAAACTGATAAATATGGATGGGTTGAAATTATAGGTATTGCAGATAGAGGAAATTATGATTTAACTGCACATTCTAAAGAAAGTAATGAAGAATTAAACGTTTATATACCATATGATGAAGCAAAAATAGTTAAAAAAACAATTATCAGACCAAATATGGCTAAATTTGGACCTTCATTTAAACAATACAGTCCTAAAGTAAAAGCATATCTTGATAATTTAAGTTCAGAAGAAGTTCAAGAACTTAAAACAAAAATTGAGAATGAAGGAAAATATATAATTAAATTAGATACTGATTTAGAGTTATTACCAGAACATATTAAATTTGAAGATATTGAAGAAGAGCTTAAAGGAGAAAAAATAATTCCTCATGTAATTGAACCTTCCTTTGGTATTGATCGTATATTATATTGCGTATTATTACATTCTTTTGTTGATGAAGGAGAAAAAGAATATTTCAAATTTAAAAAAGAAATTGCACCAATACAAATAAGTGTATTCCCACTTCAAAACAAAAAAGAAATGCCAGAAATTAGTCAAAAAATTACAAATTCTCTTAGAGAAGAAGGTTATTCTGTAGATTACAATATATCTGGATCTATTGGTAAAAGATATGCAAAAGCAGATGAAATTGGTATCCCTCTTGCAATTACTGTAGATTTTGATAGTATTGAAGATAACTCTGTTACTGTAAGAAATAGAGATACAGAAGAACAAGAAAGAATCAATATTAATAAATTAAATGAATATATTAATAATTATTTTAATGAATAA
- the dcd gene encoding dCTP deaminase yields MAILSDQDLKEYIKNKKIIIDPLKDEEQIQPSSVDMRLGDEFKVFKVIRKPYIDPKDDEDLASYMESIIVENNNAFIIHPGEFALATTYEYVKVPNDLVARVEGRSSMGRLGVTMHVTAGYIDPGFEGKITLEISNIGAMPVALYPGQRVCQLVFETMTNPAEKPYGHPDRNSKYMGQKSPETSRIKYDYELNR; encoded by the coding sequence ATGGCAATATTAAGTGATCAGGATCTTAAAGAATATATAAAAAATAAGAAAATCATTATTGATCCATTAAAAGATGAAGAACAAATACAACCTTCATCAGTAGATATGAGATTAGGTGATGAATTTAAAGTATTTAAAGTCATTAGAAAACCATATATTGACCCAAAGGATGATGAAGACCTTGCATCATATATGGAATCAATAATTGTTGAGAATAATAATGCATTTATAATACATCCAGGAGAATTTGCACTTGCAACAACCTATGAATATGTTAAAGTTCCAAATGATTTAGTTGCACGTGTAGAAGGCCGTTCTTCTATGGGGAGATTAGGAGTTACAATGCATGTAACTGCTGGTTATATAGATCCTGGATTTGAAGGTAAAATTACTCTTGAAATTTCAAATATAGGAGCAATGCCTGTAGCATTATATCCTGGACAAAGAGTATGCCAACTTGTTTTTGAAACTATGACAAATCCTGCAGAAAAGCCATATGGGCATCCTGACAGAAATAGTAAATATATGGGACAAAAAAGTCCTGAAACAAGTCGTATTAAATATGATTATGAATTAAATAGATAA
- a CDS encoding DUF1611 domain-containing protein, translated as MYSVASVKEIQELNPFVVVGAGGGGEKFSNLEGVETVGFIDDAEFKQGTEFLNHTVRASLDEVLEKDGSANSIAIMLPIGAEGSALKYAVQAIDKGLNVVCSFRSLSVQDNLSLAKFANEKGVVIKEINSRLDVVKKIFGVAPEKCTEVLPKISYKPNAKIVYIGGTSQECGKRTTTRLLGKEARSRGMNVGIISTDEMGLEPPTDFNFRAGSLSVMDVPSAVLGAIRYMDQKQHPEIIFIESQSSLTEDGNPHPRGLSASILVGAHPDAVIVGHRPNHPYREPRGIEYEVKAIEAVEPTKVVGLSINLRNAGDLTVEDFEEKYGLPAVDMRNGGAPKLLDVILDYLKENEK; from the coding sequence TTGTATTCTGTAGCTTCAGTTAAAGAGATTCAAGAGCTAAATCCATTTGTAGTAGTTGGTGCTGGTGGAGGTGGAGAAAAATTCTCTAATCTTGAAGGTGTTGAAACTGTAGGATTTATTGATGATGCTGAATTTAAACAAGGAACTGAATTTTTAAATCATACTGTAAGAGCATCATTAGATGAAGTATTAGAAAAAGATGGTTCTGCAAATAGTATTGCAATTATGTTGCCTATTGGGGCTGAAGGTTCAGCATTAAAATATGCAGTACAAGCTATTGATAAAGGATTAAATGTTGTCTGTTCTTTTAGATCATTATCTGTTCAAGATAATCTTTCATTAGCTAAATTTGCTAATGAAAAAGGAGTTGTAATTAAAGAAATCAACTCTAGATTAGATGTTGTTAAAAAAATATTTGGTGTAGCACCTGAAAAATGTACTGAGGTATTACCTAAGATTTCATATAAACCAAATGCAAAAATAGTTTATATTGGTGGAACATCACAAGAATGTGGTAAAAGAACTACTACTAGGCTTTTAGGTAAAGAAGCTAGAAGTAGGGGTATGAATGTAGGAATTATATCAACTGATGAAATGGGTCTTGAACCACCTACTGACTTTAATTTTAGGGCAGGAAGTTTATCTGTTATGGATGTGCCTTCTGCAGTATTAGGTGCAATTAGATATATGGATCAAAAACAACATCCTGAGATAATATTTATTGAAAGTCAATCTAGTTTAACTGAAGATGGAAATCCACACCCAAGAGGATTATCTGCATCTATTTTAGTTGGTGCACATCCTGATGCAGTCATTGTTGGTCATAGACCTAACCACCCATATCGTGAGCCTAGGGGTATTGAATATGAAGTTAAAGCTATTGAAGCTGTTGAACCTACTAAAGTGGTTGGTCTTTCAATTAACCTTAGAAATGCTGGAGATTTAACTGTTGAAGACTTCGAAGAAAAATATGGTTTACCTGCAGTTGATATGCGTAATGGTGGAGCTCCTAAATTATTAGATGTTATTTTAGATTATTTAAAGGAGAATGAAAAATGA
- a CDS encoding cell division protein SepF, with protein sequence MSFMDDLRRSLGFEENQNNRSNQNTRSSSYNNHADLSRGGSNQFYNSSGYDSTYNSYEDDFSITPEQDVYDIILSKPLDTDDMDYVFDQVVEENNTVIVDLSKLAKAQNGDFRTAGQMLSSLRKDYGAEAILLERNKNRIMILITPKRVNVIKK encoded by the coding sequence ATGAGTTTTATGGATGACTTAAGAAGGAGTTTAGGTTTTGAAGAGAACCAAAACAATCGTTCAAATCAAAATACAAGGTCATCTTCTTATAATAATCATGCAGATTTATCTCGTGGTGGATCAAATCAATTTTATAATTCATCAGGATATGATTCTACTTATAACTCTTATGAAGATGATTTTTCTATTACTCCAGAGCAAGATGTATATGATATCATATTAAGTAAACCACTTGATACTGATGATATGGATTATGTCTTTGATCAAGTAGTTGAAGAAAATAATACTGTTATTGTAGATTTATCTAAATTAGCAAAAGCTCAAAATGGAGATTTTAGAACAGCTGGTCAAATGCTTAGTTCTCTTAGAAAAGATTATGGTGCTGAAGCTATTCTTTTAGAAAGGAATAAAAATAGAATCATGATTTTAATTACTCCAAAAAGAGTTAATGTTATTAAAAAATAG
- a CDS encoding TatD family hydrolase → MIDTHTHCDSRSSEDFEKMYTAGIDTAITCSFYPYDLMNETVLLNHLERILNYDTKRAAEYGLDLKVALGIHPANVNIKPDLIYENLYKYIENKDIVAIGEIGLEDLTKKEKEVFKRQLEIADETKTKAIIHTPRKNKKSVLKEIKKIVLDTINPKLVVIDHINPKVVDDVIDEDFTLGLTVQPQKMDVSEAVYILDNYGFDKFLLNSDISNKPSDPLSVPKTVRTLKKLGYSKKCIKKVSYKNAEKFFNI, encoded by the coding sequence ATGATAGACACACATACACATTGTGATTCAAGAAGTAGTGAAGATTTTGAAAAAATGTATACTGCAGGAATTGATACTGCAATTACATGTAGTTTCTATCCATATGATTTAATGAATGAAACTGTTCTATTAAATCATTTAGAAAGAATTTTAAATTATGATACAAAACGTGCTGCAGAATATGGACTTGATTTAAAAGTTGCACTTGGAATACATCCTGCAAATGTTAATATTAAACCAGATTTAATCTATGAAAATTTATACAAATATATTGAAAATAAAGATATTGTAGCAATTGGTGAAATAGGTCTTGAAGATTTAACAAAAAAAGAAAAAGAAGTATTTAAAAGACAATTAGAAATAGCTGATGAAACAAAAACAAAAGCAATTATACATACACCTAGAAAAAATAAGAAATCCGTTTTAAAAGAAATTAAAAAAATTGTATTAGACACAATTAATCCAAAACTTGTTGTAATAGACCATATTAATCCTAAAGTTGTAGATGATGTAATTGATGAAGATTTCACATTAGGTCTTACAGTACAACCTCAAAAAATGGATGTTTCTGAAGCAGTTTATATATTAGATAATTATGGTTTTGATAAATTTTTATTAAACAGTGATATTAGTAATAAACCTTCAGATCCATTATCAGTACCTAAAACTGTTAGAACACTTAAAAAATTAGGATACTCTAAAAAATGTATAAAAAAAGTTTCATATAAAAATGCTGAAAAATTTTTTAATATTTAA
- the tfrB gene encoding fumarate reductase (CoM/CoB) subunit TfrB, with product MITIKVLRFNPEKDKEPYFESYEIEETNKMKVLDALNFINDKYDADISFRSSCRAGQCGSCGVKVNGNGALACKREIKDGDIIEPLNLPIIKDLIVDRTPYENKTSKLKLELNSKESKKLNLNLSPEELEETKKVRTCIDCYSCLTSCPVVKQFGDEYAGPYFMRYLSKFQFDPRNDNNRLNEILSEGIYDCTSCRKCEEVCPKNINNYGDAIEKLRALIVNNNLGPLDAHKGIHKSVKETTRSVSYPEEGGFIENYNKTHKSNKKAKYALFTGCMVDYRLQKVGYALMDVFKANGIEVDVPEGQVCCGSPLIRTGQTDLIQGLVDKNNEVFKDYDVIITICAGCGATLKNDHPKYGSTLNVQDISEFLIDKLDYSKMKEVNKIVTWHDPCHLARGQGITEEPREILEKIPGIEFREMKYPSQCCGAGGGVKSAKPEIAMNLAKDKVNMIKDTGAENLISICPFCQRNIQDALNEEGLNIKAINLIELLKEAYADEI from the coding sequence ATGATTACAATTAAAGTGTTAAGGTTCAACCCAGAAAAAGACAAAGAACCTTATTTTGAAAGTTATGAAATTGAAGAAACAAATAAAATGAAAGTTTTAGATGCATTAAACTTTATTAATGATAAATATGATGCAGATATTAGTTTCAGAAGCTCTTGTAGAGCGGGACAATGTGGTTCTTGTGGTGTTAAAGTTAATGGAAATGGAGCACTTGCTTGTAAAAGAGAAATAAAAGATGGAGATATTATTGAACCATTAAATTTACCAATAATTAAAGATTTAATAGTTGATAGAACACCTTATGAAAATAAAACTTCCAAATTAAAATTAGAATTAAATTCTAAAGAAAGTAAAAAACTTAATCTCAATTTAAGTCCTGAAGAACTTGAAGAAACAAAAAAAGTTAGAACATGTATTGATTGTTATTCTTGTCTTACAAGTTGCCCCGTAGTTAAACAATTTGGTGATGAATATGCAGGACCTTACTTTATGAGATATTTATCTAAATTTCAATTTGATCCAAGAAATGACAATAATCGTTTAAATGAAATATTATCTGAAGGAATTTATGATTGTACAAGCTGTAGAAAATGTGAAGAAGTTTGTCCTAAAAATATTAATAATTATGGGGATGCAATAGAAAAACTTAGAGCATTAATAGTAAATAATAATCTTGGACCTTTAGATGCACATAAAGGAATACATAAATCAGTTAAAGAAACAACAAGATCTGTATCTTATCCTGAAGAAGGAGGATTTATTGAAAATTATAACAAAACACATAAATCCAATAAAAAAGCAAAATATGCATTATTTACTGGATGTATGGTTGATTATAGATTACAGAAAGTGGGTTATGCATTAATGGATGTATTTAAAGCTAATGGAATCGAAGTTGATGTACCTGAAGGACAAGTATGCTGTGGTTCACCACTTATTAGAACTGGTCAAACTGATCTAATACAAGGACTTGTAGATAAAAACAATGAAGTTTTTAAAGATTATGATGTTATAATAACAATATGTGCAGGTTGTGGTGCTACACTTAAAAATGACCATCCAAAATATGGTTCAACACTTAATGTACAAGATATTAGTGAATTCCTTATTGATAAATTAGATTATTCAAAAATGAAAGAAGTAAACAAAATTGTAACTTGGCATGACCCATGTCATCTTGCAAGAGGACAAGGAATAACAGAGGAACCACGTGAAATTTTAGAAAAAATACCTGGAATTGAATTTAGAGAAATGAAATATCCTTCCCAATGTTGTGGTGCTGGTGGAGGAGTAAAAAGTGCAAAACCAGAAATAGCAATGAATTTAGCAAAAGATAAAGTAAATATGATTAAAGATACTGGAGCAGAAAATCTTATTAGTATTTGTCCCTTCTGCCAAAGAAATATACAAGATGCATTAAATGAAGAAGGATTAAACATTAAAGCAATAAATCTTATAGAATTATTAAAAGAAGCTTATGCTGATGAAATTTAA
- a CDS encoding TrmJ/YjtD family RNA methyltransferase, producing the protein MEGVNIGDTATEEIIIENTPLIEKTEKKDTESKSKTKAISKSKTRGIVNNENNFSDAAKEIRNNLYIVFVECETSGNVGFLARTMANFGLKNLVLINPCKLKDDAYYQAMHAKSIVETAEIYPDLDTFLESKQIDFVIGTTGAPGGSYNLSRIPIRPEELGKKINTNNTSAILFGREGDGLTNNEIDKCDMIVSIPTDPSYPIMNITHAAAIIFYEIFKNRNTFPKEGLTESTYTEKKYLLKDMEEIIDTLNIPEHKKKNGLKTFKNIINRAFITGREAHTFIGILRHINQVLHGKE; encoded by the coding sequence ATAGAAGGTGTTAATATCGGAGATACTGCAACAGAAGAAATTATTATAGAAAACACACCTTTAATTGAAAAAACTGAAAAAAAAGATACAGAATCCAAATCTAAAACTAAAGCTATTTCAAAATCCAAGACTCGTGGAATCGTTAATAATGAAAATAATTTTTCAGATGCTGCAAAAGAAATTAGAAATAATTTATATATTGTTTTTGTAGAATGTGAAACTTCTGGAAATGTAGGATTTCTTGCAAGAACTATGGCAAACTTCGGTTTAAAAAATCTTGTATTAATAAATCCATGTAAATTAAAAGATGATGCATATTATCAAGCAATGCACGCAAAAAGTATTGTAGAAACAGCAGAAATTTATCCAGATTTAGATACTTTCTTAGAATCCAAACAAATCGATTTTGTTATAGGAACTACTGGTGCACCTGGTGGAAGTTATAATCTTTCAAGAATACCTATCAGACCTGAAGAATTAGGTAAAAAAATAAATACAAATAATACTAGTGCAATATTATTTGGAAGAGAAGGGGACGGACTAACTAATAATGAAATAGACAAGTGTGATATGATTGTATCTATTCCTACTGATCCAAGTTATCCAATAATGAATATAACTCATGCAGCAGCAATAATATTTTATGAAATATTTAAAAATAGAAATACTTTCCCTAAAGAAGGATTAACAGAAAGTACTTACACTGAAAAGAAATATTTACTAAAAGATATGGAAGAAATTATAGATACATTAAATATCCCAGAACATAAAAAGAAAAATGGATTAAAAACTTTTAAAAATATTATAAATCGTGCATTTATCACAGGTCGAGAAGCACATACATTTATAGGTATCTTAAGACATATTAATCAAGTTTTACATGGTAAAGAATAA